The Monodelphis domestica isolate mMonDom1 chromosome 7, mMonDom1.pri, whole genome shotgun sequence genome window below encodes:
- the CYP1A1 gene encoding cytochrome P450 1A1 isoform X2 yields MMFVIETISKEVTISFLVLMIVFIFIRALGNRNKKHMSPPGPRPFPIIGNLLQLGDHPYLTFMEMKKKYGDVFLIKLGMVPVVVVNGTEMVKKGLLKDGENFAGRPHMYTFSFFAEGKSLSFSVNYGESWKLHKKIAMNALRNFSKAEAKSSTCSCVLEEHVTEEASELVKIFSKLSLKQGSFDPKSSITCAVANVVCALCFGKRYGHFDKEFLRIIKTNEEFLKASSAANPADFIPCFRYLPLRIIHAPREFYCQLNHFIEQHVQDHITTFDKNHLRDITDALVSICRDKSATIKTATLSDNEIISTVSDIFGAGFETVSGFLHWSFLYLIYYPEIQAKIHEEIDGIIGFKPPRFKDRKNLPYTEAFINEIFRHTTFVPFTIPHCTTKDTTLNGYFIPQKTCVFFNMYQVNHDDILQQLKLKKCPEVQLDLTPVYGLVMKPKPYQLIVEPRFHVNSST; encoded by the exons ATGATGTTTGTTATAGAAACCATTTCCAAAGAGGTGACCATTTCTTTTTTAGTATTgatgatagtttttatttttataagagcactaggaaacagaaacaaaaagcaTATGTCTCCTCCAGGCCCAAGGCCATTCCCTATAATTGGGAATCTTCTTCAACTTGGAGATCATCCTTATCTTACATTTatggaaatgaagaagaaatatggTGATGTGTTTCTTATCAAGCTGGGAATGGTCCCTGTGGTTGTGGTGAACGGGACAGAAATGGTGAAGAAAGGATTGCTCAAAGATGGAGAGAATTTTGCTGGCAGACCCCACATGTatacattttccttctttgctgAGGGCAAAAGTCTTTCATTTTCAGTAAACTATGGAGAAAGTTGGAAGCTCCATAAAAAAATTGCAATGAATGCTTTAAGAAACTTTTCCAAAGCAGAAGCCAAATCATCTACCTGCTCTTGTGTCCTGGAGGAACATGTCACTGAAGAAGCTTCTGAACTGGTAAAAATTTTCTCAAAACTCTCATTGAAGCAAGGCAGCTTTGACCCCAAAAGTTCCATTACTTGTGCTGTTGCTAATGTTGTCTGTGCCTTATGCTTTGGCAAGAGGTATGGCCACTTTGATAAGGAGTTTCTCagaataattaaaacaaatgaagaatTCCTGAAAGCTTCCAGTGCAGCTAACCCAGCTGATTTCATCCCATGTTTTCGCTACCTCCCACTGCGTATTATACATGCTCCCCGAGAGTTTTATTGTCAACTAAATCACTTTATTGAACAGCATGTACAAGATCATATTACCACGTTTGATAAG aatCATCTCAGAGATATTACTGATGCTCTGGTTAGTATATGCCGTGACAAAAGTGCCACAATAAAGACTGCTACCTTAAGTGACAATGAAATCATAAGCACTGTGAGTGACATCTTTGGAGCTG GGTTTGAAACAGTGTCAGGATTTCTACATTGGAGCTTTCTCTACTTGATTTACTACCcagaaatacaagcaaaaatcCATGAAGAGATTG ATGGAATTATTGGCTTTAAACCACCCAGatttaaagacagaaagaatttaCCCTACACAGAAGCTTTTATAAATGAAATCTTCAGGCATACCACATTTGTTCCATTCACTATTCCTCACTG taCTACCAAGGATACAACTCTCAATGGATATTTCATTCCTCAGAAAACCTGTGTGTTTTTTAATATGTATCAAGTAAATCATGATGA